One segment of Rosa chinensis cultivar Old Blush chromosome 6, RchiOBHm-V2, whole genome shotgun sequence DNA contains the following:
- the LOC112174416 gene encoding alpha-1,3-mannosyl-glycoprotein 2-beta-N-acetylglucosaminyltransferase, translating to MKNFLCDFRFLLLLAAAAFIYIQVRLFATQSQYADRLADAIESENQCTSQLRSLIDQISLQQGQIETMKEQKEQLEQECGQLKALVQELERKGVERLISKEQVPVAAVVIMACNRADYLERTIKSVLKYQNSVATKFPLFVSQDGSDPGVKDTALSYEQLTYMQHLDYKPVQPERPGELIAYYKIANHYKWALDGLFYKHKFSRVIILEDDMEIAPDFFDYFEAAADLLDKDKSIMAVSSWNDNGQKQFVHDPEALYRSDFFPGLGWMLTRSTWDELSPKWPKAYWDDWLRLQDNHKGRQFLRPEVCRTYNFGEHGSSLGQFFKQYLEPIKLNDVPVDWKSMDLSYLMEDKYIKHFAEIVRKAKPVHGADLVLKARNMAGDVRIQYNDQRDFERIAHEFGIFEEWKDGIPRTAYKGVVVFRHQNPQRIFLVGPGSLKQLGVDDS from the exons ATGAAGAATTTCCTCTGCGATTTTCGCTTCCTCCTACTTCTCGCAGCTGCCGCCTTCATCTATATCCAG gttcGGCTTTTCGCGACACAATCACAGTATGCTGATCGCCTCGCTGATGCG ATAGAGTCAGAGAACCAGTGTACATCTCAGTTGAGATCACTAATTGATCAAATAAGCTTGCAACAAGGGCAAATTGAAACCATGAAAG AACAAAAGGAACAGCTAGAGCAAGAGTGTGGACAACTGAAGGCCCTTGTTCAAGAACTTGAAA GGAAAGGTGTTGAACGGTTGATTAGCAAAGAACAG GTGCCAGTGGCAGCAGTTGTAATTATGGCATGCAATCGTGCTGACTATCTGGAAAGGACCATTAAGTCAGTATTAAA ATACCAGAATTCTGTTGCCACGAAGTTTCCTCTATTTGTCTCCCAG GATGGATCTGATCCGGGTGTCAAAGATACGGCTTTGAGCTATGAACAGCTCACGTATATGCAG CATTTGGATTATAAACCAGTTCAACCTGAAAGACCAGGGGAATTGATTGCATACTACAAAATTGCAA ATCATTACAAATGGGCACTGGATGGATTGTTCTACAAGCATAAGTTCAGCCGAGTAATCATACTCGAAG ATGATATGGAAATTGCTCCCGATTTTTTTGATTACTTTGAGGCTGCTGCCGATCTCCTTGATAAGGATAA GTCTATCATGGCTGTTTCCTCATGGAATGACAATGGACAAAAGCAGTTTGTGCATGATCCAG AAGCACTTTATAGATCTGATTTCTTTCCTGGACTTGGGTGGATGCTGACTAGATCTACATGGGATGAGCTATCACCGAAGTGGCCAAAGGC TTACTGGGATGACTGGTTGAGGTTACAAGATAATCACAAAGGTCGACAATTTCTTCGTCCAGAAGTGTGCAGAACATATAACTTTGGGGAACAT GGTTCTAGTCTGGGGCAGTTTTTCAAACAATATCTTGAGCCAATCAAGCTGAATGATGTCCCT GTTGATTGGAAATCAATGGATTTGAGCTACCTGATGGAG GACAAGTATATAAAGCATTTTGCTGAGATTGTGAGAAAGGCTAAACCTGTCCATGGAGCTGATCTTGTACTGAAGGCACGCAATATGGCTGGTGATGTTCGTATACAGTACAATGACCAGCGAGACTTTGAACgcattgcacatgagtttggAATTTTTGAAGAGTGGAAG GATGGTATACCAAGGACAGCCTACAAAGGAGTAGTTGTTTTCCGACACCAAAACCCACAACGTATATTCCTTGTTGGTCCAGGTTCTCTGAAGCAGCTTGGAGTTGATGATTCTTGA